From the Aquirufa lenticrescens genome, the window ATTTAGCTATTACATTGGAGCACCCCTTAAAGATTAATAAAACGGCTACAGCCTTAGTTACAGGTGTACTTGTTTGGACAATTTATGCGATTTCTACCGGGGATGCCTCCGAATTAGGTCATCACTTAGCGTCTACTTCGGAGATATTATTCTTCTTGCTAGGTGCGATGACGCTAGTGGAATTAGTCGATGCCCACCAGGGTTTTTACTTCGTCTCTCGATTGATAAAAACTGATAAGGTGATTAAACTGCTATGGATAGTGGGTTTGATCACCTTTTTTATGTCTGCCGTTTTAGACAATTTGACCACGGCGATCGTGATGGTCACCTTGCTACGTAAGTTGATCAGCAATAAAGAAACCCGGAGGTATTTCGTGGGTATTGTTGTGATCGCGGCTAATGCAGGTGGTGCTTGGTCGCCTATCGGTGATGTGACGACGACGATGTTATGGATAGGAGGTCAAGTTTCGGCTACCGGCATTATTCAAAGTTTATTGTTGCCTTCTTTGGTTGCTTTACTTGTGCCATTAGCTGTCGCTTCTTATGTCTTGAAAAACCAAGCAATTGGTCAATCAGCAGCGTCGGTAACCTTGAGTTCGACAGAAGAACGCGATGGAAAAATCATGCTTTTCGCTGGCGCAGGTTCTTTGATTGGTGTTCCAATCTTCAAAACCTTGACACACTTGCCGCCTTATATGGGGATTTTATTGGCCCTAGGTTTGGTATGGATTTTATCCGAAATCTTGCATTCTGAGAAAGATGAGGAGGCGAAGAAACATTTAAGTGTGGGCTATGCCTTGACCAAAATAGATACTTCCAGTATTCTCTTTTTCCTAGGAATTCTATTAGCAATTGGCGGTTTAGAGTCTTTTGGTTACTTGCACGCGCTCTCAGATCAATTAGCGCACGCATTAGGTAACCAAAACTTAATCGTCACCATCATTGGTTTAGCGTCTGCTGTCGTAGATAATGTGCCATTAGTGGCAGCTACGATGGGAATGTATTCGCTGACTGATTTTCCCATGGATCACGAGATGTGGGAATACCTCGCCTTCTGTGCTGGAACAGGTGGCAGTATCCTAATTATTGGATCTGCAGCTGGAGTGGCAGTAATGGGAA encodes:
- the nhaD gene encoding sodium:proton antiporter NhaD, with the protein product MGIASIIVFILGYLAITLEHPLKINKTATALVTGVLVWTIYAISTGDASELGHHLASTSEILFFLLGAMTLVELVDAHQGFYFVSRLIKTDKVIKLLWIVGLITFFMSAVLDNLTTAIVMVTLLRKLISNKETRRYFVGIVVIAANAGGAWSPIGDVTTTMLWIGGQVSATGIIQSLLLPSLVALLVPLAVASYVLKNQAIGQSAASVTLSSTEERDGKIMLFAGAGSLIGVPIFKTLTHLPPYMGILLALGLVWILSEILHSEKDEEAKKHLSVGYALTKIDTSSILFFLGILLAIGGLESFGYLHALSDQLAHALGNQNLIVTIIGLASAVVDNVPLVAATMGMYSLTDFPMDHEMWEYLAFCAGTGGSILIIGSAAGVAVMGMEKIEFGWYLKKIGFLALLGYFAGAGLYLLLH